One genomic window of Ottowia oryzae includes the following:
- a CDS encoding DUF2214 family protein has protein sequence MALEAILAYLHLLAILTMVVFIASEAALCRIEWLNAKVVERLVRLDAIYAGAAVAVLATGVARTIWGVKGTAWYWTNPLLHIKLTLFVVVALLSIGPTRSYLRWRKRLRADGTLPTEAEVRKTRKLVMIEAHLIALVPLAAVFLARGFG, from the coding sequence ATGGCGCTTGAAGCGATCCTGGCCTACCTGCACCTGCTGGCCATCCTGACCATGGTGGTGTTCATCGCCAGCGAGGCGGCGCTGTGCCGCATCGAATGGCTGAATGCCAAGGTGGTCGAACGCCTGGTGCGGCTGGACGCCATCTACGCCGGGGCGGCGGTGGCGGTGCTGGCCACTGGCGTGGCGCGCACGATCTGGGGTGTGAAGGGTACGGCCTGGTACTGGACCAACCCGCTCTTGCACATCAAGCTGACGCTGTTCGTGGTGGTGGCCCTGCTCTCCATCGGACCCACGCGCAGTTACCTGCGCTGGCGCAAGCGGCTGCGGGCCGACGGCACGCTGCCGACCGAGGCTGAGGTGCGCAAGACGCGCAAGCTGGTGATGATTGAAGCGCACCTGATCGCCCTGGTGCCGCTGGCAGCCGTGTTCCTGGCGCGCGGCTTCGGCTGA
- a CDS encoding LysR family transcriptional regulator yields the protein MDKLKAFETFASVATRGSLSAAARAEGVAPAVIGRRLDALEEHLGVKLLVRTTRRMALTHEGAAFLDDCQRILTEVAGAEASVSAGGVHASGHLRITAPAGFGRRHVAPLLPAFHAAHPRLRISLNLSDRVVDLAAEPYDCAVRVGDLPDSSLVSIRLADNRRLAVATPQYLQRRGTPEHPRELMQHDCLVLSSDASQTRGWAFRVPKASDDGALPAGAAAEDELIHLRPSGPLDCSDGQVLHDWCLAGHGIAWRSTWEVEREIAEGRLVPVLEAFAAPPNGIYAILPHPTRHLPLRVRLWVDYLRERYADEAFWRGRPAPLARPTVTSAS from the coding sequence ATGGACAAGCTCAAGGCTTTCGAGACCTTCGCCTCGGTGGCCACGCGCGGCTCCTTGAGCGCCGCCGCCCGCGCCGAAGGGGTGGCGCCAGCCGTCATCGGGCGCCGGCTGGACGCCCTGGAAGAGCACCTGGGCGTGAAGCTGCTGGTGCGCACCACGCGGCGCATGGCGCTGACGCACGAAGGCGCGGCCTTTCTGGACGACTGCCAGCGCATCCTGACCGAGGTGGCGGGCGCCGAGGCCAGCGTATCGGCCGGCGGCGTGCACGCCAGCGGCCACTTGCGCATCACCGCGCCGGCGGGCTTTGGGCGGCGGCACGTCGCGCCGCTGCTGCCCGCCTTCCACGCGGCGCACCCAAGGCTGCGCATTTCGCTCAACCTGTCCGACCGCGTGGTGGATCTGGCTGCCGAGCCCTACGACTGCGCCGTGCGCGTAGGCGACTTGCCCGATTCCTCCCTGGTCAGCATCCGCCTGGCCGACAACCGCCGCTTGGCCGTGGCCACGCCCCAATACCTGCAACGGCGCGGCACGCCCGAGCACCCGCGCGAGCTGATGCAGCACGACTGCCTTGTGCTGTCCAGCGACGCCTCGCAAACCCGCGGCTGGGCTTTTCGCGTGCCCAAGGCCAGCGACGACGGCGCGCTGCCCGCCGGCGCTGCGGCGGAAGACGAGCTGATCCACCTGCGCCCCAGCGGGCCGCTGGATTGCTCCGACGGGCAGGTGCTGCACGACTGGTGCCTGGCCGGGCACGGCATCGCCTGGCGATCGACGTGGGAGGTGGAGCGCGAAATCGCCGAAGGCCGCCTGGTGCCCGTGCTGGAAGCGTTTGCCGCACCGCCCAACGGCATTTATGCGATCTTGCCGCACCCCACGCGGCACCTGCCGCTGCGCGTGCGGCTGTGGGTGGACTACCTGCGCGAGCGCTACGCGGACGAGGCCTTCTGGCGCGGCAGGCCTGCGCCGCTGGCGCGCCCGACGGTCACATCCGCTTCGTAG